Proteins from a genomic interval of Centroberyx gerrardi isolate f3 chromosome 23, fCenGer3.hap1.cur.20231027, whole genome shotgun sequence:
- the LOC139930022 gene encoding PC-esterase domain-containing protein 1A-like codes for MKCVSHQQASQLLHNKFIVVLGDSIQRAVYKDLVLLLQKEKYLALKQLKSKGEVSFEQDCLVEGGCLGQMHNGTEYREVRQFQSSHHLVRYYFVTRIYSRYMQSVLDDFRGGLKPDMVVVNSCVWDISRYNVKWVEDYKENLHKFFEELREILPQDTLVMWNLTMPLGKRIIGGFLVPEIEHKGDQMRYDVIEANFYSGTLADAYGMDVLDLHFQFRFSLQHRMKDGVHWNALAHRRITSLLLQHAAQAWGVVMTCPLTTVEHTDFSEQQQNYGNFARNAVACRAASGFGYSYPPPANYFSSNTVPCPSKEGHYNGYREEFFKDSLPTAPGASLGYFSFEQSGQPNRRQPQPQPQQQRHEAAAAFRPSHPPQMHMPVHRDHHGHGLARNGVSYRPPHHFQPYSAPAQQHRFVMRSRHPSRHYAPYTHHRPGHHADHRRYY; via the exons ATGAAGTGTGTGAGCCACCAGCAGGCCAGCCAGCTGCTCCATAACAAGTTTATTGTGGTTCTGGGAGACTCGA TTCAGCGGGCGGTGTACAAAGACCTTGTTCTCCTGCTACAGAAGGAGAAATACCTCGCTTTAAAACAGCTGAAGAGCAAG GGTGAGGTGAGCTTTGAGCAGGACTGCCTGGTGGAGGGCGGTTGTCTGGGCCAAATGCACAACGGGACGGAGTACCGGGAGGTGCGGCAGTTCCAGTCCAGCCACCACCTGGTCCGCTACTACTTTGTGACGCGCATCTACTCGCGCTACATGCAGAGCGTGCTGGACGACTTCCGCGGCGGCCTCAAACCGGACATGGTGGTCGTCAACTCCTGCGTCTGGGACATTTCTAG ATACAATGTCAAGTGGGTGGAGGACTACAAGGAGAACCTACATAAGTTCTTTGAGGAGCTGAGGGAGATCTTGCCCCAGGACACCCTGGTCATGTGGAACCTCACCATGCCGCTGGGCAAGAGGATCATCGGCGGCTTCCTGGTGCCCGAG ATCGAGCACAAGGGTGACCAGATGCGTTACGACGTGATCGAGGCCAACTTCTACAGCGGGACTCTGGCCGACGCCTACGGGATGGACGTGCTGGACCTCCACTTCCAGTTCCGCTTCTCCCTGCAGCACCGCATGAAGGACGGCGTCCACTGGAACGCCCTGGCCCACCGCAGGATAACCTCGTTGCTGCTGCAGCACGCTGCGCAGGCCTGGGGCGTCGTAATGACGTGTCCGCTGACCACTGTTG AGCACACAGACTTCTCTGAGCAGCAACAAAACTATGGAAATTTTGCCAGAAATGCAG TAGCGTGCAGAGCAGCCAGTGGCTTTGGATATTCCTACCCTCCTCCTGCCAACTACTTTTCTTCCAACACAG TGCCGTGCCCATCAAAGGAGGGACATTACAACGGCTACAGGGAAGAATTCTTCAAAGATTCCCTTCCCACGGCCCCCGGGGCCTCCCTGGGCTACTTCAGCTTCGAGCAGAGTGGCCAGCCCAACAGAAGGCAGCCGCAGCCGCAGCCGCAGCAACAGCGACATGAGGCCGCCGCAGCTTTCAGACCCTCCCACCCCCCGCAGATGCACATGCCAGTCCACAGAGACCATCATGGACACGGTTTGGCCAGAAATG GTGTCAGCTACAGACCGCCCCACCACTTCCAGCCGTACTCCGCTCCCGCACAGCAGCACCGATTCGTGATGAGGAGCCGACACCCCAGTCGCCACTACGCTCCGTATACCCACCACAGACCCGGCCATCACGCAGACCACAGGCGCTACTACTGA
- the rpgrip1 gene encoding protein fantom: MSLVVDETAGDLPVRDVGLMRGGLMPTVPGNMRDVKPWKKTHVMKMKDRQRLFRIPREHLEDQCLRLQEENSVLRQHTRTQEQRLRRMSTRLMRLRQARPGSEGIKERDMEDTIQELEARVATLESQKGVLQNKLSLAKQHIMDLGGRAHHRFSKGKSMDGEGGVRRAAQTAPPRYGHTLEDTRGEIERLHSLLSRSSVIEPQQVKVAELELAAQSLRDTLREKEKEIEGTMRGMRKQQVDGHRLTIRDNVDLIRLQKQLSEKSTALRISQEKFHDLQEAYEKQLEESQRSLKKSQGALLEKVEELSEQLKQERQKALALEGQLTTASLSLQTLEEFQERISDLEGERALLKGSYDTLLESTLSGQSKHDGPTVKEREVDQGKEREVDQGKERERDGIWRMDIQRLEETLRVEREERRRLEEEKERLRREKQMSEEQRERERDLSGLMRDKRGDLEQEVLHYREQVSTLQDRLDSVTKEFDMSVEDLSETFLQIKAFRLQQESREGLRFLGADGKVEDSSRELADIQALHAETVLELQKTRNLLLLEHRISKDLQEELNTVNQRLEREREESRRRTADKDKLLSKRGLQVNTLQAQLKELAYSPRNYKRTIPVQYTWPGGEQEVVQPIEDDLSFSQLRPGESLLEIHLKAATFTPGGLRSMGGIRTGVDRGEDIVTFCTYTLLDFEVHSTPLVSGSQPNYGFTSRYALTARDLGRLGGQGSRVRVELHQALGGVRFATRGGGQMSLAGAMERRGERVSGRVSITGSEGHIIGVVDFWVRLFPPAEPMDTLVERPDRRTVTHRGPVQHHLGWQDSSHEQELHDYGGGIPNELVIAMERCVGLSARWPGLLPDAYLTYRFYDLQPHVSPTVQCSTDPVFNDTASYPLAVTTDVLHYLRSGSLWVYVFDDSDDQIPPAYLAKTPVPLRALATGREIRGDYVLRDPAGGPRGMVRLLIKWRYPFQPPADSLGRREMDRAKRETERQRRGVERQDRAMESPKREVRRREEAEEAQRPIAKPRVKTQIPEPRETKPVQKETKVQPRPPPVKQRRPQDVQPEQTAPVKSPATPLQSPDRKRSTKRSPELHQARRHLTPDPRHASSSRSSDRLSPRRSPASLSRRSSASDARTQESMDEEEERSESGDSDARESAESNSSQSDIIIVPPKRKIRKGDKLRVEILSLTFGPSSHVARDESVQRVYVEYRLLGVPMETTETPMSLRKPTEGEEIHYNFTRVIYVDGSQSASLRQYLYTMLEGTDPSQGRLRFTVVSEPMDDDEECVDVGHAFLDLQELLLTGNDVVERQIEIVSVDEEREVIGKLKVSLEAAKALTGIYWQFHRKKDTKKEDGTDEEKEEEEEGEQEEEEEEEEEEKKDGQAQMIGYDDDSDVF, translated from the exons atcgtCAGCGCCTGTTTCGGATTCCCAGGGAGCACCTGGAGGACCAGTGTCTGCGactgcaggaggagaacagtgtgctgagacaacacacacgcacacaggaaCAGAGGCTacgcag gatGTCCACCAGGCTGATGCGTCTCCGACAGGCCCGTCCAGGGTCAGAGGGCATTAAGGAGCGGGACATGGAGGACACCATACAGGAGCTGGAGGCCCGCGTCGCTACGCTGGAGAGCCAGAAGGGGGTGCTACAGAACAAACTCAGCCTGGCCAAGCAACACATTATGGACCTCGGGGGACGCGCACACCACAGGTTcagcaaag GTAAAAGTATGGACGGGGAGGGCGGAGTCAGGAGGGCAGCCCAGACGGCCCCGCCCCGCTACGGCCACACACTGGAGGACACcaggggagagatagagagatt ACACTCTCTACTCAG cAGGTCCAGTGTGATAGAGCCCCAGCAGGTGAAGGTGGCGGAGCTGGAGCTGGCTGCCCAGTCGCTCCGAGACActctgagagagaaggagaaggagatagAGGGAACCATGAGAGGCATGAGGAAGCAGCAGGTGGACGGACACAG ACTAACCATCAGAGACAATGTGGATCTGATCCGTCTGCAAAAGCAGCTGTCAGAGAAGAGCACCGCCCTGAGAATCAGCCAGGAGAAATTCCACGACCTGCAAGAG GCATATGAGAAGCAGCTAGAGGAG AGTCAGCGGTCACTGAAGAAAAGCCAGGGAGCGCTgctggagaaggtggaggagctgaGCGAACAACTAaagcaggagagacagaaagcgcTGGCACTGGAGGGGCAACTTACCACCGCCAGCCTGTCTCTGCAGACCCTGGAGGAG TTCCAGGAGAGGATATCAGACCTGGAGGGAGAGCGGGCTCTGCTGAAAGGAAGCTACGACACTCTACTGGAGAG cacCTTGTCTGGCCAAAGCAAACACGATGGCCCGACGgtcaaagagagggaagtggaccaagggaaggagagggaagtggaccaagggaaggagagagagagagacggaatcTGGAGGATGGACATCCAGAGGCTGGAGGAAACGCTGCGGGtcgagagggaggagagacggaggctggaggaggagaaggagaggctgaGGCGAGAGAAGCAGAtgtcagaggagcagagggagcgaGAAAGAG ATTTGTCTGGGCTGATGAGAGACAAACGAGGGGATCTGGAACAGGAGGTGCTCCATTACAGAGAGCAGGTCTCCACTCTGCAGGACAGGCTGGACTCTGTCACCAAG GAGTTTGACATGAGTGTTGAGGACCTCAGCGAAACCTTTTTGCAGATCAAG GCGTTTAGGCTCCAgcaggagagcagggagggcCTGCGGTTCCTCGGGGCTGATGGGAAGGTGGAGGACTCGTCCCGGGAGCTGGCAGACATCCAGGCGCTGCACGCCGAGACCGTGCTGGAATTACAGAAAACTAGAAACCTGTTGCTGCTGGAGCACCGCATCAGTAAAGACCTGCAG GAAGAGTTAAACACAGTGAACCagagattggagagagagagggaggagagcaggaggaggacggCGGACAAAGACAAACTGTTATCGAAGAGGGGTCTTCAGGTCAACACTTTACAAG CCCAGCTGAAGGAGTTAGCATACAGCCCCAGGAACTACAAACGGACCATACCAGTCCAGTACACCTGGCCGGGGGGAGAGCAGGAGGTGGTTCAGCCCATTGAGGATGACTTGTCTTTCTCTCAGCTGAGGCCCGGGGAGTCGCTGTTGGAGATTCACCTTAAG GCTGCCACCTTCACCCCGGGCGGGCTCAGGAGTATGGGTGGCATTCGAACGGGCGTGGACAGAGGTGAAGACATTGTGACGTTCTGTACCTACACCCTGCTGGACTTCGAGGTGCACTCCACCCCTCTGGTGTCGGGAAGTCAGCCCAACTACGGGTTCACGTCCCGCTACGCCCTCACGGCCCGCGACCTAGGCCGGCTGGGAGGCCAGGGGTCGAGGGTCAGAGTGGAGCTCCACCAGGCATTAGGGGGGGTCAGGTTTGCGACCCGCGGGGGCGGGCAGATGTCCCTCGCGGGCGccatggagaggaggggggagcgTGTCAGTGGACGTGTCAGTATCACAG gctCTGAGGGTCACATCATTGGCGTTGTGGATTTCTGGGTGCGTCTGTTCCCTCCTGCGGAGCCCATGGACACCCTGGTAGAGAGACCTGACAGGAGGACAGTGACACACAGGGGTCCTGTGCAGCACCATCTAGGCTGGCAGGACAGCAGTCATGAG CAGGAGTTACACGACTACGGCGGAGGGATACCCAATGAGCTGGTGATAGCGATGGAGCGCTGTGTGGGCCTCAGTGCACGCTGGCCGGGACTACTTCCTGATGCGTACCTCACCTACAGGTTTTACGACCTGCAGCCTCACGTCTCTCCAACGGTCCAATGCTCCACCGACCCGGTGTTCAACGATACCGCCAGCTACCCGTTAGCGGTAACAACTGATGTGTTGCACTATCTGAG GTCTGGCAGtctgtgggtgtatgtgtttgaCGACAGCGATGACCAGATACCACCAGCCTACCTGGCCAAGACCCCTGTCCCACTCCGAGCCTTGGCTACAGGCAGGGAGatcagag GTGACTATGTTCTGCGGGACCCGGCCGGTGGGCCGCGGGGCATGGTCAGGCTGCTGATAAAATGGAGATACCCTTTCCAACCGCCAGCGGATTCCCtaggaaggagggagatggacagagcaaagagagagacggagagacaaaGGAGGGGAGTGGAGAGACAGGACAGGGCGATGGAAAGTCCCAAaagggaggtgaggaggagagaggaggctgaggaggcacAGAGGCCCATAGCCAAGCCGAGGGTAAAG ACTCAGATACCTGAGCCAAGAGAAACCAAACCAGtgcagaaagagacaaaagtTCAG CCTCGACCTCCGCCTGTCAAACAGAGAAGACCGCAGGATGTCCAGCCGGAGCAGACCGCCCCTGTGAAATCTCCGGCCACGCCCCTCCAGTCCCCGGACAGGAAGAGATCCACCAAGAGGTCACCTGAGCTTCACCAGGCCAGACGCCATCTGACCCCGGACCCAAGGCACGCCTCGTCGTCTAG ATCTTCAGACAGACTTTCTCCCAGACGATCGCCTGCCTCACTGTCGAGGAGGAGCTCTGCCAGCGATGCCAGGACTCAG GAGTCcatggatgaagaggaggagaggagcgagagtG GAGACAGTGACGCCCGGGAGTCTGCAGAGTCAAACTCATCACAAAGTGATATTATCATCGTTCCACCCAAACGAAAAATCAGAAAG GGAGACAAGCTGAGGGTTGAGATTCTGTCCCTGACGTTCGGCCCGTCGTCCCACGTGGCGCGGGACGAGTCGGTGCAGCGCGTCTACGTGGAGTACCGGCTGCTGGGCGTCCCCATGGAGACGACGGAGACACCCATGTCCCTCCGCAAGCcgacggagggagaggagatccACTACAACTTCACACgag tgaTCTATGTGGATGGTTCACAGTCAGCTTCACTCAGACAGTATCTTTACACCATGTTGGAGGGCACTGATCCCAGCCAGGGCAG GTTAAGGTTCACAGTAGTCAGCGAGCCGATGGACGATGACGAGGAGTGTGTGGACGTCGGACACGCCTTCCTGgacctgcaggagctgctgctcaCAGGAAATGATGTCGTCGAGCGGCAGATTGAAA TTGTGAGCgtggatgaagagagggaggtgatCGGAAAGCTGAAAGTGTCTCTGGAAGCAGCGAAAGCTCTGACTGGGATTTACTGGCAGTTTCACCGGAAAAAAGACACCAAGAAAGAAGATGggacagatgaagagaaggaggaggaggaggagggggagcaggaggaggaggaggaagaagaggaagaagagaagaaggatgGTCAGGCACAAATGATAGGTTATGACGATGACAGTGACGTCTTCTGA